The region CGTTCTCGACCCGTAAATAAGATAAATGGAATCGCTAAGATTGTAGGATACGTACCGATAAAGTTAGGTTTATTCTCTATTGAATATTTTCTTGTAACAACAAAAATCAAGCTTTTTCTGTTATAGCATAGGGAGTAAAGGAGTTCGAGAGCAGTAAGCAAAATAAGGATTATTTGCCAAAAGCTTAAACCATCAATAAAAATAGCTAATTCGTACATAAATGCCCCCATATGATAATTACTTTTCCTTTTTACGCCACTCGATTTCATAACCAAGCACATTTGCAATACGGAGTACCTTCCAGAATGGAATATTACCTTGCTTTAGCTGCCTTGTTACGGTCTGTGGTGTATCTACAGTACCGTATTTTTCATTTAATTGACGAATCGTATCAGATACATTTGACCCTGCACCAGCTATGTATTTCTTTATTTCAAATTCAATCTCTCGCGCTTCTTCTTCGGGAACTGAATCCATTTTAGGCATAAACATCCCTCCTGTGAATAGAATAACAAATTTAATTAACTTTGTAAATAATTTTATTAAAGATGATTAAAACATTATTGACTTTATAATTAACTTAGATTATAATTTAATTAAAGATGATAATAAGAACACGGAGGCGCTAATCATGTTAAAATGCTATACACCGGAAATGGGCGAAAAGGAGCCAACAACTATAGAAATTAGAAAACGTGGTAATCTAGCATTAATCAAAACAGTTCCTATTGAAATATCAGCTATGAGAGGCCATTATGGTGGATGGTATGTAAGGACTAAACAACAACTCAAAGGGCGCGGCATCCGGCAAACTGGCGAAGGAACTTACCGTATTACTGATTTGGCATTTGAAAAGCTACAAGCCGCCAATGATATAAAAATGAGATGTTTACTCGATTAGATCAGAGTGACAGCCTTTGGGCTGGTAATGCGGCAAGCGGGGTCACAAGCCCGCAATGAGGAGGAATTGAGAAATATGACAAAGACAGAATTAGAAATTATTACTGAAATCTTAGAGGAATACGCTGTAGCACATGGATATTATCATGCAGCTGCAAACGCTGATATAGCAAAGTTACAGGAGGGAACCGAGAATATAAATTCCATGAAATCAATGGGAAGCCAGACTGTTGTAATTGTTGATTTAATGGAGAGATTAGGAATTAATAATGCAAAACAATTAAGGGCTGAATTTACAAGAAAAGGCTATGAACGGTATTCAAAAAATCAAAGCACAGGCACAGAGGAACAGGCTTAACCGCCTGTTCTAATTTTAAGGGAGTGTTGAAAATGACCAACTCCGTTAAAATATGTAAAGCTAATTATAAAGATAATTGCCATAACTGCCCGTTACGTCCTTCATGTTGTCGACCAGTAGGACCAGGAAGAGAGGCATACGATGAATGGGTTTTAGAAAAAGAGAATTTAGCAGATAAAATTTTAGCCGTCAACTAAGGCGGTTTTTCTTTGTAAAATAATACAATACTTTATTGACGATACGTATTATACGTGTTATAATATAAATGTGGTAAGGGAATAGGGGGATTCAGAAAATGCCAATGACGCCGAGGGAAATGGTTAAATTGCTTGAAAAGAATGGTTTTGACTTAATAGGAAGTAATGGCTCTCATAGAAAATATTTTAACAAGCAAACTAATAAAACAACAATTGTTCCTTATCACAATAAAGAACTAAAAAAAGGTACAGAGCAAAAAATATTAAAAGATGCAGGGTTAAAATAGACCCTGCATCTTAGGAGGGTTATATATGGCAAAACATTTTTATCCTGCGGTTTTTCATCAAGAAGATGTGGGTTATTCAGTGTTTTTCCCAGATTTAGAAGGATGCAATACAGAGGGGGATACTTTAGAAGAAGCTTATGAAATGGCTTTTAATGCATTAGGTTTATACTTAGAGGGTATTTCAGAGTCTAAATATCCTGCAAAAACAAACCCCAAAGATATCAAATTAGAAGAAAATGAATTTGTGGCAATCATTGAATTTGACTTGTTATCTTATAAGAAAAAGAATGATACAAAAGCTGTTAAGAAGACATTAACCATTCCATCATGGCTAAATGAATTAGCAGAAGAAAATCATGTTAACTTTTCAGGGGTATTACAAACAGCCTTAAAGGAACATTTAGGGTTAAATTCTGATAGCCGACAGTAAAGGATATGAAGATAATTAATGAAGATTGTATAAAGTAGCCGCTAATTTAGGGAAATGCCAAATGACACATTGTATTTAAAATCTGATGTATTAACGCGACTAGAACCGTCCAAATAGGACGGTTTTTAGGTGAGTAATAGATGGTTAATTGCTTGGGGTGTTCCTTTATTTACATAGTTATATTTGTCATGTTTATTTACCTATGCTATGAACAAGCCTTGGTCAATCGGGCAATTTGCGAGTCATGGCTGTATTCGTATGCGGAATAAGGATGTGGAAGAATTATTTGAGTGGGTCCCAATTAATACCCCTGTGCGTATTGAGGGGCGTAAAATAAAGGTGGAGCGCACTTTGAAATTTCAGATGTCCGGTTCTGATGTTGCTTTACTGCAAATGAAATTAAAAGAGATCGGTTACTTTAACGGACGGGCAGATGGAATCTTTGGAAGCATTACGAAACAGGCCATTGAAACCTATCAAACAGAACATAATATGGAAGTTACGGGTATAGTAACGAAGCAAATGGCAGAGATATTAGGCATTTAAAACCTTGTTTTTTGACTAATTGCCAAAAATATAGTATAATCTCTACAATGCCGAATCCATAACAGGTACGGGGGAACCAATAAATATACAGGGGATAATCCGCAAATGCGGAGGGGCGCGTTCTCAATTCTCTCTTTTCCCTATCCCGACAGCTAACCCCGGAGGCTGACGAATTCTGAGCAAATAGTTATGAATTAACTATCTCAGGGTCGTTTAAAAGAGAGGTGGACAAATTGAAAAAATTCCATGTATTAGCAGCATTGATTTTTTGTATGCTGCTGAGTAGCGTTGTCGCTTTTGCCGCACCAGGGGACAAGCTTATTAAGCTAGGTATGCGCGGTGAAGATGTACAAATGGTGCAAAAATCACTTTTAGAAAAAGGTTTCTACGTCGGTGAGA is a window of Pelosinus sp. IPA-1 DNA encoding:
- a CDS encoding type II toxin-antitoxin system HicA family toxin, with amino-acid sequence MPMTPREMVKLLEKNGFDLIGSNGSHRKYFNKQTNKTTIVPYHNKELKKGTEQKILKDAGLK
- a CDS encoding type II toxin-antitoxin system HicB family antitoxin, producing the protein MAKHFYPAVFHQEDVGYSVFFPDLEGCNTEGDTLEEAYEMAFNALGLYLEGISESKYPAKTNPKDIKLEENEFVAIIEFDLLSYKKKNDTKAVKKTLTIPSWLNELAEENHVNFSGVLQTALKEHLGLNSDSRQ
- a CDS encoding peptidoglycan-binding domain-containing protein, which encodes MKFQMSGSDVALLQMKLKEIGYFNGRADGIFGSITKQAIETYQTEHNMEVTGIVTKQMAEILGI